The Sesamum indicum cultivar Zhongzhi No. 13 linkage group LG1, S_indicum_v1.0, whole genome shotgun sequence genome includes a window with the following:
- the LOC105180349 gene encoding uncharacterized protein LOC105180349 → MATNTTRFYLLCIFFISVSASVQNKVTDNPADELVAAINANRTASKSSGLYSNPGLACIALQYIKAFQGDCSVVGGPKAKRPADSEFAETFAPNCGVEVSTLAPITGRLLGCQSKYVKPSEAFSEILMKNEKSLEIVHSKNHSEMGAAVSGSDGGAPYFWCVLFSSGKSNSSFVPEGGAAKITRPGCFSGANDACSGAVALSRNLSLRPIAVAGLIALAYYAFRV, encoded by the exons ATGGCAACAAACACGACCCGCTTCTATCTTCTCTGCATTTTCTTCATCTCGGTTTCCGCGAGTGTTCAAA ATAAAGTTACGGACAACCCTGCTGACGAGCTTGTTGCCGCAATTAATGCTAATCGGACTGCAAGTAAATCGTCAGGCTTGTACAGCAACCCAGGCCTGGCATGTATTGCTCTCCAGTACATAAAGGCGTTCCAGGGCGATTGCAGCGTTGTGGGTGGGCCGAAAGCCAAGAGACCTGCTGATTCCGAGTTTGCTGAAACATTTGCGCCCAACTGTGGTGTAGAGGTCTCCACCCTTGCTCCAATCACGGGCCGTCTACTTGGATGCCAGTCCAAGTACGTGAAGCCATCAGAAGCATTTTCAGAGATTCTGATGAAAAACGAAAAGAGCCTAGAAATAGTCCATAGCAAGAATCATTCGGAGATGGGTGCTGCTGTGAGTGGCTCAGATGGTGGTGCTCCGTATTTCTGGTGTGTGCTGTTTAGTAGTGGGAAATCAAACAGCAGCTTCGTCCCGGAAGGAGGCGCTGCCAAGATAACCCGGCCTGGATGCTTCAGCGGTGCTAATGATGCTTGTAGTGGTGCTGTTGCTTTGTCCAGAAACCTTAGTCTTAGGCCTATTGCAGTGGCTGGTTTGATTGCATTGGCTTATTATGCATTCAGAgtttga
- the LOC105155317 gene encoding LOW QUALITY PROTEIN: LRR receptor-like serine/threonine-protein kinase ERECTA (The sequence of the model RefSeq protein was modified relative to this genomic sequence to represent the inferred CDS: inserted 2 bases in 1 codon) has product MVEMYCKLVYEKWAMANCLKQYVLVGFLVVFLNSASVDSDDGAILLEVKKSFRDVDNVLYDWTDTPSSDYCVWRGITCDNVTFNVVALNLSGLNLDGEISPAFGHLKGLVSIDLRGNRLSGQIPDEIGDCSALESLDLSFNELYGDIPFSVSKLKQLENLILKNNKLIGPIPSTLSQIPNLKILDLAQNKLSGEIPRLLYWNEVLQYLGLRGNNLQGTLSPDMCQLTGLWYFDVRNNSLSGSIPDNIGNCTAFQVLDLSYNNFTGEIPFNIGFLQVATLSLQNNRFSGQIPSVIGLMQALAVLDLSYNLLSGTIPPILGNLTYTEKLYLHGNKLXXXXGNMTKLHYLELNDNQLTGHIPPELGKLTDLFDLNVANNHLEGPIPDNLSSCTNLNSLNVHGNKLNGTVPLAFQKLESMTYLNLSSNNLQGPIPIELSRIGNLDTLDLSNNRISGYIPSPLGDLEHLLKLNLSNNDLSGVIPAEFGNLRSVMEIDLSNNRLSGPIPQELGQLQNVFLLKLENNNISGDVMSLANCLSLTVLNVSYNNLVGYIPTGNNFSRFSPDSFIGNPGLCGYWLGSSCHQPRPAERVSISKAAILGIALGALAILLMILIAACRPHNPKSIMDGALEKPVTYSSPKLVILHMNMALHVYEDIMRMTENLSEKYIIGYGASSTVYKCILKNCRPVAIKKLYSHYPQCLKEFETELETVGSIKHRNLVSLQGYSLSQSGNLLFYDYMENGSLWDLLHGTTKKKKLDWETRLHIALGAAQGLAYLHHDCSPRIIHRDVKSSNILLDKDYEAHLTDFGIAKSLCTSKTHTSTYLMGTIGYIDPEYARTSRLTEKSDVYSYGIVLLELLTGRKPVDNESNLHHLILTKAANNSVMDTVDPEISETCKDLGEVKKVFQLALLCTKKQPLDRPTMHEVVRVLGTLKPPPESKTLAPILPAPLPSSKIQCYVDEYANLKTPHLVNCSSMSTSDAQLFLKFGEVISQNSVS; this is encoded by the exons ATGGTTGAGATGTACTGCAAGCTGGTATATGAGAAGTGGGCTATGGCTAATTGTTTGAAACAATATGTTCTTGTTGGATTTCTGGTAGTGTTCTTGAACTCTGCTTCTGTGGATAGTGATGATG GGGCGATTTTGCTAGAGGTGAAGAAGTCGTTTAGAGATGTGGATAATGTGTTGTATGACTGGACTGACACTCCATCTTCAGATTATTGTGTGTGGAGAGGGATCACTTGTGATAACGTCACCTTCAATGTGGTTGCACT TAATCTTTCAGGTTTGAATCTTGATGGGGAAATTTCACCTGCATTCGGACATCTTAAAGGCCTTGTCTCTAT TGACTTGAGGGGGAATAGGCTCTCCGGACAGATTCCAGATGAGATTGGGGACTGCTCAGCTCTGGAAAGCTT GGATTTATCATTCAATGAGCTCTATGGAGATATTCCCTTCTCAGTGTCAAAGTTGAAGCAACTTGAGAATTT gattttgaaaaataacaagtTAATTGGTCCAATCCCCTCAACACTCTCTCAGATTCCTAACTTGAAAATTCT GGACTTGGCTCAGAACAAGCTGAGTGGAGAAATACCAAGGCTATTATACTGGAATGAAGTTCTGCAATACCT GGGGTTGAGGGGGAACAACCTACAAGGTACACTCTCTCCTGATATGTGTCAACTAACTGGCTTGTGGTACTT TGACGTTAGAAATAATAGCTTGAGTGGTTCGATTCCTGATAATATTGGCAACTGCACTGCCTTCCAGGTTCT GGATTTGTCATATAACAATTTTACTGGTGAGATTCCCTTCAATATTGGATTTCTCCAAGTTGCAACATT GTCCCTACAGAACAACCGCTTTTCTGGGCAAATCCCATCAGTTATTGGCTTGATGCAAGCACTTGCAGTGTT AGATCTAAGCTATAACTTGTTGAGTGGAACAATCCCACCAATTCTTGGAAATTTAACATACACGGAGAAATT GTATCTTCATGGTAACAAGCT NNNNNNNNNGGGAAATATGACAAAGCTCCATTATCT gGAATTGAATGATAATCAGCTCACTGGGCATATTCCGCCAGAACTCGGGAAGCTCACAGATCTGTTTGACCT AAATGTTGCAAACAACCACTTAGAGGGACCTATACCAGATAATCTTAGCTCTTGTACAAATCTGAATAGCCT CAATGTGCATGGAAACAAGTTGAATGGAACTGTTCCCCTGGCATTTCAGAAGCTGGAAAGCATGACTTATCT GAACCTATCCTCGAACAATCTCCAGGGCCCCATTCCTATCGAGCTATCACGTATTGGTAATTTGGATACTTT AGACCTCTCAAATAATAGGATCAGTGGTTATATCCCTTCCCCTCTTGGTGACTTGGAACATCTCCTGAAACT TAATTTAAGCAATAATGATTTGTCTGGAGTCATACCTGCTGAGTTTGGCAACTTGAGAAGCGTTATGGAGAT AGATCTTTCAAATAACCGCCTCTCGGGTCCCATTCCTCAGGAACTTGGCCAGCTTCAAAATGTCTTTTTGCT GAAGCTGGAAAACAACAATATATCGGGTGATGTGATGTCACTTGCCAATTGCCTCAGTCTTACAGTGCT GAATGTATCGTACAACAATCTTGTTGGATATATTCCTACAGGAAATAACTTCTCAAGGTTTTCACCAGACAG TTTCATAGGCAATCCAGGTCTTTGTGGCTATTGGCTGGGCTCTTCATGCCATCAGCCTCGCCCAGCTGAGAGAG TTTCGATTTCTAAAGCAGCAATACTCGGAATAGCTCTGGGTGCATTGGCTATTCTGCTTATGATCTTAATTGCAGCTTGCCGGCCGCACAATCCAAAATCAATTATGGATGGGGCACTTGAAAAACCGG TTACTTATTCGTCTCCGAAGCTTGTCATCCTTCACATGAATATGGCACTTCATGTGTATGAAGACATTATGAGAATGACTGAAAATCTGagtgaaaaatacataatcGGTTATGGGGCATCAAGCACGGTTTATAAATGTATTCTCAAGAACTGCAGGCCTGTGGCTATCAAGAAACTGTACTCTCACTACCCACAGTGCCTGAAAGAATTCGAGACAGAACTGGAGACAGTTGGGAGTATTAAACATCGCAACCTAGTCAGTCTTCAAGGATACTCCCTTTCACAATCTGGAAATCTTCTGTTTTATGATTACATGGAAAACGGCAGCCTCTGGGATCTCCTTCATG GAactacaaaaaagaaaaagctcGACTGGGAAACTCGTCTGCATATAGCACTGGGTGCCGCACAGGGGCTGGCATATCTGCACCATGATTGTAGCCCACGCATAATCCATAGGGATGTGAAGTCATCCAACATTTTACTGGACAAAGATTACGAGGCGCATCTTACTGATTTTGGCATTGCCAAGAGCTTATGCACATCCAAAACTCATACTTCTACTTATTTGATGGGAACAATTGGCTACATTGATCCTGAATACGCTCGTACTTCTCGTCTGACAGAGAAGTCTGATGTCTACAGCTATGGAATTGTTCTTTTGGAGTTGCTTACTGGAAGGAAGCCTGTGGATAATGAATCTAATCTCCATCATCTG ATCTTAACCAAGGCGGCAAACAATTCAGTGATGGACACAGTTGATCCTGAGATCTCGGAAACATGTAAAGATCTTGGAGAAGTCAAGAAGGTGTTTCAGCTGGCTCTTCTGTGCACGAAGAAGCAGCCACTGGATAGGCCAACGATGCACGAAGTTGTCCGAGTTCTCGGAACTCTCAAGCCACCTCCAGAATCTAAAACACTCGCCCCTATACTACCCGCTCCACTTCCGTCATCCAAAATCCAGTGTTATGTCGATGAGTATGCAAATCTAAAGACTCCTCACCTGGTCAATTGCTCATCCATGAGCACCTCAGATGCTCAACTCTTCCTCAAATTTGGAGAAGTGATCTCTCAAAATAGTGTCTCATGA
- the LOC105155228 gene encoding uncharacterized protein LOC105155228 has protein sequence MKISTRTMEKGGIEGGGCLDGTAYVDEICVGDGRFLMRKKVVFKDVEKEEETGLVKNVCFSDESSSIGKNSDVSENSMENSGDGEEVQSSYKGALDAMEALEEVLPIRRGISRFYNGRSKSFTTLSDSSSLSSIKDLAKPEDAYMRRRRNLLACSLNWDKNRSCSPLRSNGGGISKRMTGSPRTTLALAVAMSNSDIDTQGGECNSPGSLWVSSRRRNFPVWRSLSYAHLQPCASVASTCTDSNQSTTETS, from the exons ATGAAAATCTCCACAAGAACTATGGAAAAGGGTGGGATTGAAGGTGGTGGATGTTTGGATGGTACGGCGTATGTGGATGAGATTTGCGTAGGAGATGGAAGGTTTTTGATGAGGAAAAAGGTTGTTTTTAAGGATGTTGAGAAGGAGGAAGAAACGGGCTTGGTcaagaatgtttgtttttcagATGAATCATCTTCTATAGGAAAAAACAGCGATGTCTCCGAGAATTCAATGGAGAATTCAGGTGATGGTGAAGAGGTTCAGAGTTCATATAAAGGGGCACTAGATGccatggaagccttggaggaaGTTTTGCCTATAAG GAGGGGCATCTCAAGGTTCTACAATGGGAGATCCAAGTCATTTACAACCTTATCCGACTCATCATCTTTATCCTCTATAAAGGACCTTGCCAAGCCAGAAGACGCATACATGAGGCGACGCAGGAACCTGCTGGCTTGCAGCCTCAACTGGGACAAGAATCGCAGTTGTTCCCCACTGAGAAGCAACGGTGGTGGGATATCAAAAAGAATGACTGGCTCGCCCCGGACAACATTGGCTTTGGCTGTAGCCATGAGCAATTCTGACATAGATACGCAGGGTGGAGAATGCAATTCTCCTGGATCATTGTGGGTGTCTTCTCGAAGGAGGAACTTTCCTGTCTGGAGATCATTGTCTTATGCTCATCTGCAGCCGTGTGCTTCAGTTGCCAGCACTTGTACAGACTCAAATCAGTCAACTACAGAGACATCTTGA
- the LOC105156163 gene encoding uncharacterized protein LOC105156163: MAAMWPERVEKVVIASSGVNMTRRDNQELLKRAKMEQIEELMLPSTAAQLRRLIGLSIFRRPYYMPDFVLNDFIDKLYCENRKEKLELLKGLKLGEDESAGNISPLSQEVLIVWGEHDEIFLLEKAIELNKLIGERSRLEVMKNASHVPQLEDAPHFNNILHNFLHGHSPPS, translated from the exons ATGGCAGCGATGTGGCCGGAGAGGGTGGAGAAGGTGGTGATCGCTAGCTCCGGAGTGAACATGACGCGGAGGGACAACCAGGAGCTGCTGAAACGAGCGAAAATGGAGCAGATTGAGGAACTGATGCTTCCCAGCACCGCCGCGCAGCTGCGGCGGTTGATTGGTCTGTCCATTTTCCGGCGTCCTTATTATATGCCTGATTTCGTCCTTAATGATTTCATTGAT AAATTGTATTGTGAAAATAGGAAGGAGAAATTAGAACTACTGAAAGGATTGAAACTGGGAGAGGATGAGAGCGCAGGCAACATATCTCCCCTTTCTCag GAAGTGTTGATTGTGTGGGGAGAGCATGATGAGATATTTTTGTTAGAGAAAGCTATAGAACTGAACAA ATTAATTGGTGAGAGGAGCAGATTGGAAGTGATGAAAAATGCATCTCATGTGCCCCAACTTGAAGATGCACCCCACTTCAACAACATTCTCCACAACTTCTTACATGGGCATTCACCTCCCTCATGA
- the LOC105155364 gene encoding G-protein coupled receptor 1 isoform X1, translating into MATLQAVLGNLTATERGILTTINTGASSLSLVGSGFIVLCYLLFKELRKFSFKLVFFLALSDMFCSFFGIIGDPSKGYFCYAQGYTTHFFCVASFLWTTTIAFTLHRTVVRHKTDVEDLEPMFHLYVWGTSVVMTVIRSIGNDHSHMSRIGPWCLSRTGRTGKVVHFITFYAPLWGAILFNAITYFQVIRMLKNATRMAAGMSDRAYQSDVRPDMKALNRWGYYPLILIGSWFFGTINRIHDFIEPGHKIFWLSVLDVGMAALMGLFNSIAYGLNSSVRRAIYERLDLLPESFRRFPKGLRLRDQQQESELVSLKTEEPR; encoded by the exons ATGGCGACGTTGCAGGCGGTTTTGGGCAACTTAACGGCAACTGAACGGGGAATCTTGACTACCATTAACACCGGTGCCTCCAGCCTCTCCCTCGTCGGCTCCGGCTTCATAGTCCTCTGCTACTTACTCTTCAAAGAGCTCCGCAAGTTTTCATTCAAACTTGTCTTCTTCCTAGCACTCTCC GACATGTTCTGTAGTTTCTTCGGCATCATTGG GGATCCTTCTAAAGGGTACTTTTGTTATGCTCAGGGCTACACAACACATTTTTTCTGTGTTGCTTCTTTTCTATGGACAACAACAATTGCTTTCACTCTACACCGAACAGTTGTTAGACATAAAACTGATGTAGAGGATCTAGAGCCAATGTTTCATTTGTATGTCTGGG GAACTTCAGTTGTTATGACAGTAATTCGCTCGATTGGTAATGACCACAGTCACATGTCCCGTATAGGTCCATGGTGTTTGTCACGAACAGGACGTACAGGAAAG GTGGTTCACTTTATAACATTTTATGCACCTCTGTGGGGTGCAATTCTCTTTAATGCTATCACCTATTTTCAAGTGATACGCATGTTAAAAAATGCCACTCGG ATGGCAGCTGGAATGTCAGATCGAGCATACCAATCAGATGTACGACCAGATATGAAG GCCTTGAATCGATGGGGTTACTATCCACTTATTCTGATTGGATCCTGGTTTTTTGGCACAATCAACCGTATACATGACTTCATTGAACCAGGTCATAAAATCTTCTGGCTTTCAGTTCTTGATGTTGGCATGGCTGCGCTTATG GGCCTTTTCAACTCGATTGCATATGGTCTCAACTCTTCAGTGCGGAGGGCCATCTATGAACGATTGGATCT GTTACCAGAAAGTTTTAGAAGATTTCCCAAGGGTTTGAGGTTAAGAGACCAGCAGCAAGAGAGTGAACTCGTATCGTTGAAAACCGAGGAACCGCGATAG
- the LOC105155364 gene encoding G-protein coupled receptor 1 isoform X2, producing the protein MFCSFFGIIGDPSKGYFCYAQGYTTHFFCVASFLWTTTIAFTLHRTVVRHKTDVEDLEPMFHLYVWGTSVVMTVIRSIGNDHSHMSRIGPWCLSRTGRTGKVVHFITFYAPLWGAILFNAITYFQVIRMLKNATRMAAGMSDRAYQSDVRPDMKALNRWGYYPLILIGSWFFGTINRIHDFIEPGHKIFWLSVLDVGMAALMGLFNSIAYGLNSSVRRAIYERLDLLPESFRRFPKGLRLRDQQQESELVSLKTEEPR; encoded by the exons ATGTTCTGTAGTTTCTTCGGCATCATTGG GGATCCTTCTAAAGGGTACTTTTGTTATGCTCAGGGCTACACAACACATTTTTTCTGTGTTGCTTCTTTTCTATGGACAACAACAATTGCTTTCACTCTACACCGAACAGTTGTTAGACATAAAACTGATGTAGAGGATCTAGAGCCAATGTTTCATTTGTATGTCTGGG GAACTTCAGTTGTTATGACAGTAATTCGCTCGATTGGTAATGACCACAGTCACATGTCCCGTATAGGTCCATGGTGTTTGTCACGAACAGGACGTACAGGAAAG GTGGTTCACTTTATAACATTTTATGCACCTCTGTGGGGTGCAATTCTCTTTAATGCTATCACCTATTTTCAAGTGATACGCATGTTAAAAAATGCCACTCGG ATGGCAGCTGGAATGTCAGATCGAGCATACCAATCAGATGTACGACCAGATATGAAG GCCTTGAATCGATGGGGTTACTATCCACTTATTCTGATTGGATCCTGGTTTTTTGGCACAATCAACCGTATACATGACTTCATTGAACCAGGTCATAAAATCTTCTGGCTTTCAGTTCTTGATGTTGGCATGGCTGCGCTTATG GGCCTTTTCAACTCGATTGCATATGGTCTCAACTCTTCAGTGCGGAGGGCCATCTATGAACGATTGGATCT GTTACCAGAAAGTTTTAGAAGATTTCCCAAGGGTTTGAGGTTAAGAGACCAGCAGCAAGAGAGTGAACTCGTATCGTTGAAAACCGAGGAACCGCGATAG
- the LOC105155373 gene encoding uncharacterized protein LOC105155373 yields the protein MEVAEQKQAAAATAMLKATDLAFVKCECCGLTEECTEEYIKRVRDRYSGRWICGLCAEAVKDELLRSEKRIGNEEALNQHMSFCKKFRSLSPPENPTEELISAVKQLLLRSLDSPRSSPVRKPCLVRSESCFSALDA from the coding sequence ATGGAGGTTGCGGAGCAGAAACAAGCAGCAGCGGCAACTGCCATGTTGAAGGCAACTGATCTCGCTTTTGTTAAATGCGAGTGCTGCGGGCTGACGGAGGAGTGCACGGAGGAATACATAAAGCGTGTTCGTGATCGTTATTCGGGGCGTTGGATATGCGGGCTTTGCGCGGAGGCAGTGAAGGATGAGCTGCTGAGGTCAGAGAAGAGAATTGGGAATGAGGAGGCTTTGAATCAGCACATGAGTTTTTGCAAGAAGTTCAGGAGCTTAAGCCCACCTGAAAATCCTACTGAAGAATTGATTTCTGCTGTGAAACAGTTGCTTCTGAGGAGCCTGGATTCTCCACGGTCCAGCCCAGTGAGGAAGCCCTGTTTGGTTCGATCTGAAAGCTGTTTCTCTGCTCTGGATGCCTGA